From the Ctenopharyngodon idella isolate HZGC_01 chromosome 3, HZGC01, whole genome shotgun sequence genome, one window contains:
- the LOC127510009 gene encoding uncharacterized protein LOC127510009, protein MSSSPSIATCSICHMFTIALSVSDEGFTCHKCREIVRLTERISELETRIQTLIEDSKNARASDTVLDATSLVNSVHCSVPAVEPAQQGTWVTVRRPSRGKHHSSVPIRTSNRFSPLSDTPTENPVESALVIGDSITRNVKIETPATIVTCLPGARAPDIKANLKVLANANRKYSKIIIHVGTNDVRLRQSEITKINIKEVCELASTMSGEVICSGPLPVRRSDEIVSRLSSLNGWLSKWCPQNNIGFIDNWKSFWGRPDLLKRDGIHPSRDGAALLSSNMAHSLRTET, encoded by the coding sequence atgtcatcctctcccagcattgctacctgttccatttgccacatgtttaccatagctctctctgtcagcgacgagggatttacatgtcataaatgtagggaaatagtcaggctgacagagagaatctcagaattagagacacgcatccaaactttaatcgaggatagtaagaatgcaagggcttcagatactgttttggatgcgactagcttagtgaactctgtacattgttcggttccggctgtagagcccgcacagcagggcacttgggtaacggtgaggcggcctagccgcggaaaacaccactcttccgttccaataagaacatcaaacaggttctccccactcagtgatacacccactgagaatcctgttgaaagtgccctagttattggcgattctattacacggaacgtgaaaatagagacaccagccaccatagtcacatgtttgccgggagccagagcacctgacatcaaagcaaatttaaaagtgctggctaatgctaatcgtaaatactctaagattattattcacgtcggcactaatgatgttcgacttcgccagtcggagatcactaaaattaacattaaagaggtgtgtgaactcgcaagtacaatgtcaggagaagtaatttgctctggcccccttcctgttcgtcggagtgatgagatagttagcagattatcatcactcaatggctggctgtctaagtggtgtccgcaaaataatataggtttcatagataattggaaaagtttttggggcagacctgacctgttaaaaagagatggtattcatccctcccgggatggtgctgctcttctctctagtaatatggcacatagtcttagaactgaaacatga